One genomic segment of Fusobacterium nucleatum includes these proteins:
- a CDS encoding bifunctional 4-hydroxy-3-methylbut-2-enyl diphosphate reductase/30S ribosomal protein S1, whose product MEIIRAKHMGFCFGVLEAINVCNSLVEEKGRKYILGMLVHNKQVVEDMERKGFKLVTEDELLNDLDELKENDIVVIRAHGTSKSVHEKLKERKVKVFDATCIFVNKIRQEIEIANENGYRILFMGDRNHPEVKGVISFADNIQIFENFEEAKKLKIDLDKTYLLSTQTTLNKKKFEEIKKYFKENYKNVVIFDKICGATAVRQKAVEDLAAKVEVMIVVGDIRSSNTKKLYEISKKLNDNSYLVENEKQLDLSIFRGKEVVGITAGASTPEETIMNIEKKVRGIYKMSNVNENQNEFSLMLEEFLPNQEKRVEGVIESMDQNFSYLDVPGERTAVRVRTDELKEYKVGDTVEVLITGLSEEDDDQEYITASRRKIEVEKNWEKIEDSFKNKTILDAKVTKKIKGGYLVEAFLYPGFLPNSLSEISDSEEKVNGKKIQVIVKDVKVDPKDKKNRKITYSVKDIRLAEQEKEFAGLAVGQIVDCVVTEVLDFGLAVDINTLKGFIHISEVSWKRLDKLSDTYKVGDNIKAVIVSLDEAKRNVKLSIKKLEEDPWATVANDFKVDDEVEGTVTKVLPYGAFVEIKLGVEGLVHISDFSWTKKKVNVAEYVKEGEKVKVRITDLHPEDRKLKLGIKQLVANPWETAEKDFAVDTVIKGKVVEVKPFGIFVEIADGIDAFIHSSDYSWVGEETPKFEIGNEVELKITELDLNDKKIKGSLKALRKSPWEHAMEEYKVGTTVEKKIKTIADFGLFIELTKGIDGFIPTQFASKEFIKNIRDKFNEGDIVKAQVVEVNKETQKIKLSIKKIEIEEEKREEREQIEKYSTSSSEE is encoded by the coding sequence ATGGAAATTATTAGGGCAAAACATATGGGTTTTTGCTTTGGAGTTTTAGAAGCCATAAATGTTTGTAACTCTTTGGTTGAAGAAAAAGGGAGAAAATATATTCTAGGTATGCTTGTACATAATAAACAAGTTGTAGAAGATATGGAAAGAAAGGGGTTTAAACTTGTAACAGAGGATGAGTTACTTAATGATTTGGATGAGTTAAAAGAAAATGACATAGTTGTTATAAGAGCACATGGGACTTCTAAAAGTGTTCATGAAAAATTAAAAGAAAGAAAAGTCAAAGTTTTTGATGCTACTTGCATATTTGTAAATAAAATAAGACAAGAGATAGAAATAGCAAATGAAAATGGTTATAGGATCTTATTTATGGGTGACAGAAATCATCCAGAGGTAAAAGGAGTTATCTCCTTTGCTGATAATATTCAAATATTTGAAAACTTTGAAGAAGCAAAAAAATTAAAAATAGATTTAGATAAAACTTATCTATTGTCAACACAGACAACTTTAAATAAGAAAAAATTTGAAGAAATTAAAAAATATTTTAAAGAAAATTATAAAAATGTAGTAATTTTTGATAAAATATGTGGTGCAACAGCTGTTAGACAAAAGGCAGTTGAGGATTTAGCTGCAAAAGTTGAAGTGATGATAGTAGTTGGAGATATAAGAAGCTCAAATACAAAAAAATTATACGAAATATCTAAAAAATTAAATGATAATAGTTATCTTGTTGAAAACGAGAAACAGTTAGATTTAAGCATTTTTAGGGGTAAAGAGGTAGTAGGAATTACTGCTGGAGCATCAACACCAGAAGAAACAATAATGAATATAGAAAAAAAAGTAAGGGGGATATATAAAATGTCTAATGTAAATGAAAATCAAAATGAATTCTCGCTAATGTTGGAGGAATTCCTACCAAATCAAGAAAAGAGAGTTGAAGGAGTTATTGAATCAATGGATCAAAACTTCTCATATCTTGATGTTCCTGGTGAAAGAACAGCAGTTAGAGTAAGAACAGATGAATTAAAAGAGTATAAAGTTGGAGATACTGTTGAAGTTTTAATAACAGGATTGTCAGAAGAAGATGATGATCAAGAGTATATAACTGCTTCAAGAAGAAAAATTGAAGTAGAAAAGAATTGGGAAAAAATAGAAGATTCTTTTAAAAACAAAACTATCTTAGATGCAAAAGTTACAAAAAAAATAAAAGGTGGATACTTAGTAGAAGCTTTCCTATATCCAGGGTTCTTACCTAATTCGCTTTCAGAAATTTCTGACAGTGAAGAAAAAGTAAATGGAAAGAAAATACAAGTTATAGTAAAAGATGTTAAAGTGGATCCAAAAGATAAGAAAAACAGAAAAATTACTTATTCAGTAAAAGATATTAGATTAGCAGAACAAGAAAAAGAGTTTGCTGGCTTAGCAGTTGGACAAATTGTTGACTGTGTTGTTACAGAAGTTTTAGATTTTGGTTTAGCAGTTGATATTAATACTTTAAAGGGATTTATCCATATTTCAGAAGTATCTTGGAAAAGATTAGATAAATTATCTGATACTTATAAAGTTGGAGATAATATTAAAGCAGTTATTGTTTCATTAGATGAAGCAAAAAGAAATGTAAAATTATCAATTAAAAAATTAGAAGAAGATCCATGGGCAACAGTTGCTAATGACTTTAAAGTTGATGATGAAGTAGAAGGAACAGTTACAAAAGTCTTACCTTATGGTGCTTTTGTTGAGATTAAACTTGGAGTAGAAGGACTTGTGCATATTTCAGATTTTAGCTGGACTAAAAAGAAAGTTAATGTTGCAGAATATGTAAAAGAAGGAGAAAAAGTAAAAGTTAGAATAACTGACTTACACCCAGAAGATAGAAAATTAAAATTAGGAATAAAACAATTAGTAGCTAATCCTTGGGAAACTGCTGAAAAGGATTTTGCTGTTGATACAGTAATTAAAGGAAAAGTTGTTGAAGTAAAACCATTTGGTATATTTGTTGAAATAGCAGATGGAATAGATGCCTTTATTCATAGCTCAGATTACAGCTGGGTTGGAGAAGAAACTCCTAAATTTGAAATTGGAAATGAAGTTGAATTAAAAATAACTGAACTTGATTTAAATGATAAAAAGATTAAAGGAAGTTTAAAAGCGTTAAGAAAAAGTCCTTGGGAACATGCAATGGAAGAATACAAAGTTGGAACAACTGTTGAAAAGAAAATAAAGACTATTGCAGACTTTGGATTATTTATTGAATTAACAAAGGGAATTGATGGCTTTATACCTACTCAATTTGCTTCTAAAGAATTTATTAAAAATATAAGAGATAAATTCAACGAAGGAGATATTGTTAAAGCTCAAGTTGTTGAAGTAAATAAAGAAACTCAAAAAATAAAATTATCTATTAAAAAAATAGAAATTGAAGAAGAAAAAAGAGAAGAAAGAGAACAAATTGAAAAATACTCTACTTCATCTTCAGAAGAATAA
- a CDS encoding DUF4261 domain-containing protein, producing the protein MSTSAFTGFVLLNEAKFDRDKFLKDLKEDWKITLNLGEENKEKDMLVGNIGDIMVAIALMAAPIPDNEAVESAKTNYRWKDAIKVAEEHKAHILVSLLGEPNLVDGAKLYTKIVSALTKQENCTGINVLGTVLNPDMYRDFTEYYVENDMFPVENMIFIGLYASEDEKINAYTYGMKGFGKKEMEIMASSQSPEDVYYFLQGVADYVITSDVILQDGETIGFSAEQKIPISQSKGIAVNGTTLKLAY; encoded by the coding sequence ATGAGTACTAGTGCATTTACAGGTTTTGTATTATTAAATGAAGCTAAATTTGATAGAGATAAATTTTTGAAAGATTTAAAAGAAGATTGGAAAATTACATTAAATTTGGGTGAAGAAAACAAAGAAAAAGATATGTTGGTTGGGAATATTGGTGATATAATGGTAGCTATTGCTTTAATGGCTGCTCCTATTCCAGATAATGAAGCAGTAGAAAGTGCTAAGACAAATTATAGATGGAAAGATGCAATTAAAGTTGCAGAAGAACATAAAGCACATATACTTGTTTCTCTTTTAGGAGAACCTAATTTAGTTGATGGTGCAAAATTATATACAAAAATTGTATCTGCACTTACAAAGCAAGAAAATTGTACTGGGATTAATGTGTTAGGAACAGTTTTAAATCCTGATATGTATAGAGATTTTACAGAATATTATGTAGAAAACGATATGTTCCCAGTTGAAAATATGATATTTATTGGATTATATGCTTCAGAAGATGAAAAAATAAATGCTTATACTTATGGAATGAAAGGTTTTGGAAAAAAAGAAATGGAAATAATGGCTAGTTCTCAAAGTCCAGAAGATGTTTATTATTTTTTACAAGGTGTAGCAGACTATGTTATAACTTCTGATGTGATATTACAAGATGGAGAAACAATAGGTTTTTCAGCAGAACAAAAAATCCCTATATCTCAATCAAAGGGAATAGCTGTTAATGGAACTACATTAAAATTAGCTTACTAA
- the pykF gene encoding pyruvate kinase PykF, whose amino-acid sequence MKKTKIVCTIGPVTESVETLKDLLNRGMNVMRLNFSHGDYEEHGMRMKNFRQAMSETGIRGGILLDTKGPEIRTMTLKDGKDVSIKAGQKFTFTTDQSVIGDNERVAVTYENFAKDLKVGDMVLVDDGLLELDVTEIKGNEVICIARNNGDLGQKKGINLPNVSVNLPALSEKDMEDLKFGCKNNVDFVAASFIRKADDVRQVRKVLRENGGERIQIISKIESQEGLDNFDEILEESDGIMVARGDLGVEIPVEEVPCAQKMMIRKCNRAGKVVITATQMLDSMIKNPRPTRAEANDVANAILDGTDAVMLSGETAKGKYPLAAVEVMNKIAKKVDATIPPFYIEGVINKHDITSAVAEGSADISERLNAKLIVVGTESGRAARDMRRYFPKAHILAITNNEKTANQLVLSRGIISYVDASPKTLEEFFVVAESVAKKLNLVENNDIIIATCGESVFIQGTTNSIKVIQVKA is encoded by the coding sequence TTGAAAAAAACAAAAATAGTTTGTACTATTGGTCCTGTGACTGAATCGGTAGAAACTTTAAAAGATTTACTAAATAGAGGAATGAATGTAATGAGATTAAATTTCTCTCATGGCGATTATGAAGAACATGGAATGAGAATGAAAAATTTTAGACAAGCAATGTCTGAAACTGGAATTAGAGGGGGAATACTTCTTGATACTAAAGGTCCAGAAATAAGAACAATGACTTTAAAAGATGGAAAAGATGTAAGTATCAAAGCTGGTCAAAAATTTACTTTTACAACAGATCAATCAGTTATTGGAGATAATGAAAGAGTGGCTGTAACTTATGAAAATTTTGCAAAAGATTTAAAAGTTGGAGATATGGTTCTTGTTGATGATGGATTATTAGAATTAGATGTTACAGAGATAAAAGGAAATGAAGTTATATGTATAGCTAGAAATAATGGAGATTTAGGACAAAAGAAAGGAATAAATTTACCTAATGTTTCTGTTAATTTACCAGCATTATCTGAAAAAGATATGGAAGATTTAAAATTTGGTTGTAAAAATAATGTTGATTTTGTGGCAGCATCATTTATAAGAAAAGCTGATGATGTAAGACAAGTAAGAAAAGTTCTTAGAGAAAATGGTGGAGAAAGAATACAAATAATCTCTAAGATAGAAAGCCAAGAAGGACTTGATAACTTTGATGAAATTTTAGAAGAATCTGATGGTATAATGGTAGCTAGAGGAGACTTAGGTGTAGAAATCCCTGTTGAAGAAGTTCCTTGTGCACAAAAAATGATGATAAGAAAGTGTAATAGAGCTGGAAAAGTTGTTATTACAGCAACTCAAATGCTAGATTCGATGATTAAAAATCCAAGACCTACAAGAGCAGAAGCAAATGATGTTGCTAATGCTATATTAGATGGTACAGATGCAGTAATGCTTTCAGGAGAAACTGCAAAAGGGAAATACCCATTAGCAGCTGTTGAAGTTATGAATAAAATAGCTAAAAAAGTTGATGCTACAATACCACCATTTTATATAGAAGGTGTTATAAATAAACATGATATAACTTCTGCTGTTGCAGAAGGAAGTGCTGACATAAGCGAAAGATTAAATGCAAAACTTATAGTTGTTGGTACAGAATCTGGAAGAGCTGCAAGAGATATGAGAAGATATTTCCCTAAGGCACATATTTTAGCAATAACTAATAATGAAAAAACTGCAAATCAATTAGTTTTATCAAGAGGAATTATTTCATATGTAGATGCTTCACCAAAAACTTTAGAAGAATTCTTTGTTGTAGCAGAATCTGTTGCAAAAAAATTAAATTTAGTTGAAAATAATGATATAATTATAGCAACTTGTGGAGAAAGTGTATTTATACAAGGGACAACTAACTCAATAAAAGTAATACAAGTAAAAGCATAG
- the eno gene encoding phosphopyruvate hydratase, with translation MTGIVEVIGREILDSRGNPTVEVDVILECGAKGRAAVPSGASTGSHEAVELRDEDKGRYLGKGVLKAVNNVNTEIREALLGMDALNQVEIDKVMLELDGTPNKGRLGANAILGVSLAVAKAAAEALGQPLYKYLGGVNSKELPLPMMNILNGGAHADSAVDLQEFMIQPVGAKSFREAMQMGAEVFHHLGKILKANGDSTNVGNEGGYAPSKIQGTEGALALISEAVKAAGYELGKDITFALDAASSEFCKEVNGKYEYHFKREGGVVRTTDEMIKWYEELINKYPIVSIEDGLGEDDWDGWVKLTKAIGDRVQIVGDDLFVTNTERLKKGIELGAGNSILIKLNQIGSLTETLDAIEMAKRAGYTAVVSHRSGETEDATIADVAVATNAGQIKTGSTSRTDRMAKYNQLLRIEEELASVAQYNGRDVFYNIKK, from the coding sequence ATGACAGGTATAGTAGAAGTAATTGGAAGAGAAATTTTAGACTCAAGAGGAAACCCAACAGTAGAAGTAGATGTTATATTAGAATGTGGTGCAAAAGGTAGAGCTGCAGTTCCATCTGGAGCCTCAACTGGAAGTCATGAAGCAGTTGAGTTAAGAGATGAAGATAAAGGAAGATATTTAGGAAAAGGAGTTTTAAAAGCTGTAAATAATGTAAACACAGAAATTAGAGAAGCTCTTTTAGGAATGGATGCTTTAAATCAAGTTGAAATTGATAAAGTAATGTTAGAATTAGATGGAACTCCTAACAAAGGAAGATTAGGAGCTAATGCTATATTGGGTGTATCTCTTGCTGTTGCAAAAGCTGCTGCTGAAGCATTAGGGCAACCTTTATATAAGTATTTAGGTGGAGTAAATTCAAAAGAACTACCTTTACCTATGATGAATATTTTAAATGGAGGGGCACATGCTGATTCAGCTGTTGACTTACAAGAATTTATGATACAACCAGTTGGTGCAAAATCTTTTAGAGAAGCTATGCAAATGGGAGCAGAAGTTTTCCATCATTTAGGAAAAATTTTGAAAGCTAATGGAGATTCAACAAATGTTGGAAATGAAGGAGGATATGCTCCATCAAAAATTCAAGGAACAGAAGGAGCTTTAGCTTTAATCAGTGAAGCAGTAAAAGCTGCTGGTTATGAATTAGGTAAAGATATTACATTTGCTTTAGATGCTGCATCAAGTGAATTCTGTAAAGAAGTAAATGGAAAATATGAATATCATTTCAAAAGAGAAGGTGGAGTTGTGAGAACTACTGATGAAATGATAAAATGGTATGAAGAATTAATAAACAAATATCCAATAGTTTCAATAGAAGATGGTTTAGGTGAAGATGACTGGGATGGTTGGGTAAAACTAACTAAGGCTATTGGAGATAGAGTTCAAATAGTTGGAGATGACTTATTTGTAACTAATACTGAAAGATTGAAAAAAGGAATAGAATTAGGAGCAGGAAACTCTATCCTTATAAAATTAAATCAAATAGGTTCATTAACTGAAACATTAGATGCAATAGAAATGGCAAAAAGAGCAGGATATACAGCTGTTGTATCTCATAGATCTGGAGAAACAGAAGATGCAACAATAGCTGATGTAGCTGTTGCAACTAATGCAGGACAAATTAAAACTGGGTCAACTTCAAGAACTGATAGAATGGCTAAATATAACCAATTATTAAGAATTGAAGAAGAATTAGCTTCTGTTGCTCAATACAATGGAAGAGATGTTTTTTATAATATAAAAAAATAA
- a CDS encoding HutD/Ves family protein, translating to MNKVIKKDDWKVSVWAGGTTNEIFIYPENSSYADRIFKARISVATTNNEEKSLFTSLPGVERYISKLSGDMKLQHTNHYDVEMEDYQIDRFKGDWETYSWGKFRDFNLMLKGVRGDLYYRQIRSKCRLHLEKDSTVIFLYVIDGKINVNGTDLETEDFFITDDNILDVFGNNPKIYYGFIKEWDQ from the coding sequence ATGAATAAAGTTATTAAAAAAGATGATTGGAAAGTTTCAGTGTGGGCAGGAGGAACAACAAATGAAATTTTTATATACCCAGAAAATTCTAGCTATGCAGATAGGATTTTTAAGGCTAGAATAAGTGTTGCAACTACAAATAATGAGGAAAAGTCACTCTTTACAAGTTTACCAGGTGTAGAAAGATATATTTCAAAATTATCTGGAGATATGAAACTTCAACATACAAATCACTATGATGTGGAAATGGAAGATTATCAAATAGATAGATTTAAAGGAGATTGGGAGACTTATTCTTGGGGGAAATTTAGAGATTTTAACCTAATGTTAAAAGGAGTAAGAGGAGATTTATATTATAGACAAATAAGGTCTAAGTGCAGACTGCACCTTGAAAAAGATAGTACAGTTATATTTTTGTATGTTATAGATGGAAAAATTAATGTTAATGGAACAGACTTAGAAACAGAAGATTTTTTTATAACAGATGATAATATATTAGATGTTTTTGGAAATAATCCAAAAATATATTATGGATTTATTAAGGAATGGGATCAATAG
- a CDS encoding YaaA family protein, with amino-acid sequence MKIIFSPSKEMREENIFKNKKIEFTESKFKDKTNILIETLNKKSINEIGDIMKLKGELLNKTYKDIQDYDKLKSIPAISMYYGVSFKELELEDYSEKTLKYLKNNLLILSALYGASLAFDLLKKYRLDMTMSITDKGLYNFWKKDINDYISNILDKDEILLNLASSEFSRLIDNKKILMINIDFKEEKDGTYKSISTYSKKARGKFLNYLVKNQIDNLEEIVKIKLDGYNFNKDLSDEKNLIFTRRNS; translated from the coding sequence ATGAAAATAATATTTTCTCCAAGTAAAGAAATGAGAGAAGAAAATATTTTTAAAAATAAAAAAATAGAATTTACTGAATCTAAATTTAAGGATAAGACCAATATTTTAATAGAAACTTTAAATAAAAAATCAATAAATGAAATAGGAGATATAATGAAGTTAAAAGGGGAACTCCTTAATAAAACATACAAAGATATACAAGATTATGATAAATTAAAATCTATTCCTGCTATTTCAATGTATTATGGAGTTTCATTTAAAGAATTAGAGTTGGAAGATTATTCAGAAAAAACTTTAAAATATTTGAAGAATAATCTTCTTATTTTATCTGCACTATATGGAGCTTCATTAGCTTTTGATTTATTGAAAAAATATAGATTAGATATGACTATGTCAATTACAGATAAAGGTTTATATAATTTTTGGAAAAAAGATATTAATGATTATATTTCAAATATTCTTGATAAAGATGAAATATTATTAAATTTGGCTTCTAGTGAATTTTCAAGATTAATAGATAATAAAAAAATTCTTATGATTAATATTGATTTTAAAGAAGAAAAAGATGGAACTTATAAATCTATAAGTACATATAGTAAAAAAGCTCGAGGAAAATTTTTAAATTATCTTGTGAAAAATCAAATAGATAACTTAGAAGAGATAGTAAAAATTAAATTAGATGGATATAATTTTAATAAAGATTTATCAGATGAAAAGAACTTAATTTTTACTAGAAGAAATTCTTAA
- the thiD gene encoding bifunctional hydroxymethylpyrimidine kinase/phosphomethylpyrimidine kinase: MKNVLSIAGSDCSAGAGIQADLKTFVANGVYGMTVITSLTAQNPQKVKMLEDVSIEMLEKQIEAIFDVMEVSAVKIGMLNSKENGEVIYEKLLKYKVKNIVLDPVMIATSGNSLIKDETKDFLVNKLFKIVDIITPNLDETKEIVKIILNNENIENIDSIEKMKNYGKVIADFTKKWVLIKGGHLSNSAVDILMNKDEIYILEGEKISSNNTHGTGCSLSSAIAANLAKDYSMLDSVKKAKNFVLYSIKNSVDFGEIAGTVNQMGEIYKNIDIEKLY, encoded by the coding sequence ATGAAGAATGTGTTGTCAATAGCAGGTTCAGATTGTAGTGCTGGAGCAGGAATACAAGCTGATTTAAAAACTTTTGTTGCAAATGGAGTTTATGGAATGACGGTTATTACAAGTTTAACTGCACAGAATCCACAGAAGGTAAAAATGCTTGAAGATGTTTCAATAGAAATGTTAGAAAAACAAATAGAAGCAATATTTGATGTTATGGAAGTTTCTGCTGTAAAGATTGGAATGTTAAATAGTAAAGAAAATGGGGAAGTAATATATGAAAAATTATTAAAGTATAAGGTAAAGAATATAGTTCTTGACCCTGTGATGATAGCTACAAGTGGAAATTCTTTAATAAAAGATGAAACAAAAGATTTTTTAGTGAATAAATTATTTAAGATAGTAGATATAATAACACCTAATTTAGATGAAACAAAAGAAATAGTAAAAATAATTTTAAATAATGAAAATATAGAAAATATTGATAGCATAGAAAAAATGAAAAATTATGGAAAAGTAATTGCAGATTTTACTAAAAAATGGGTATTGATAAAAGGTGGACATCTTTCAAATAGTGCAGTGGATATCCTTATGAATAAAGATGAAATCTATATTTTAGAGGGAGAAAAAATTTCCAGTAATAATACTCATGGGACAGGTTGCAGTTTATCTTCAGCCATTGCCGCTAATTTAGCTAAGGACTATTCTATGTTAGATTCAGTAAAAAAAGCTAAAAACTTTGTTCTATATTCAATAAAAAATTCAGTAGATTTTGGAGAAATAGCTGGGACAGTAAATCAAATGGGAGAAATATATAAAAATATTGATATAGAAAAACTTTATTAA
- the thiE gene encoding thiamine phosphate synthase, whose translation MDLKDCKIYLVTDEKACNGKDFYKCIEESIKGGVKIVQLREKNISTKDFYEKALKVKEICKNYGVLFIINDRLDITQAVEADGVHLGQSDMPIEKAREILKDKFLIGATARNIEEAKKAELLGADYIGSGAIFGTSTKDNAKKLEMEDLKKIVNSVKIPVFAIGGININNVWMLKNIGLQGICSVSGILSEKDCKKAVENILKNFN comes from the coding sequence ATGGACTTAAAGGATTGTAAAATTTACTTAGTTACTGATGAAAAAGCTTGTAATGGAAAAGATTTCTATAAGTGTATAGAAGAAAGTATTAAAGGTGGAGTGAAGATAGTTCAGTTAAGAGAAAAAAATATTTCTACAAAAGATTTCTATGAAAAAGCTTTAAAAGTAAAAGAAATTTGTAAAAATTATGGAGTACTGTTTATTATAAATGACAGATTAGATATAACACAGGCTGTTGAAGCAGATGGGGTTCACTTAGGGCAATCTGATATGCCAATAGAAAAAGCAAGAGAGATTTTAAAAGATAAATTTTTAATTGGAGCAACAGCAAGAAACATAGAAGAAGCCAAAAAAGCAGAGTTGTTAGGAGCAGATTATATAGGAAGTGGAGCTATTTTTGGAACAAGTACAAAAGATAATGCCAAGAAATTAGAGATGGAAGATTTAAAAAAAATAGTTAATAGTGTGAAAATTCCAGTTTTTGCAATAGGTGGAATAAATATTAATAATGTATGGATGTTAAAAAATATAGGTTTGCAAGGTATATGTTCAGTGTCAGGGATATTATCAGAAAAAGATTGTAAAAAAGCAGTAGAAAATATATTAAAAAATTTTAATTGA
- the thiC gene encoding phosphomethylpyrimidine synthase ThiC — MYKTQMEAAKKGILTKEMKSIAESESMDEKVLMERVAKGEIAIPANKKHSSLLAKGVGTGLSTKINVNLGISKDCPNVDKELEKVKVAIDMKADAIMDLSSFGKTEEFRKKLIAMSTAMVGTVPVYDAIGFYDKELKDIKAEEFLDVVKKHAEDGVDFVTIHAGLNREAVNLFKRNERITNIVSRGGSLMYAWMELNNAENPFYENFDKLLDICEEYDMTISLGDALRPGCLNDATDACQIKELITLGELTKRAWERNVQIIIEGPGHMAIDEIEANVKLEKKLCHNAPFYVLGPLVTDIAPGYDHITSAIGGAIAAAAGVDFLCYVTPAEHLRLPNLDDMKEGIIASRIAAHAADISKKVPNAIDWDNRMAKYRADIDWEGMFTEAIDEEKARRYRKESTPENEDTCTMCGKMCSMRTMKKVMSGEDVNILK, encoded by the coding sequence ATGTATAAAACACAAATGGAAGCTGCTAAAAAAGGAATTTTAACAAAGGAAATGAAAAGTATTGCAGAAAGTGAATCTATGGATGAAAAAGTTTTAATGGAAAGAGTGGCAAAGGGTGAAATTGCTATTCCTGCTAATAAAAAACACAGTTCTCTTTTAGCAAAAGGAGTTGGAACAGGTTTATCTACAAAAATAAATGTAAATTTAGGAATTTCAAAGGATTGTCCTAATGTGGATAAGGAATTAGAAAAAGTAAAGGTTGCCATAGATATGAAGGCAGATGCAATAATGGATTTAAGTTCATTTGGTAAGACAGAAGAATTTAGAAAAAAATTAATTGCTATGTCTACTGCAATGGTTGGAACAGTTCCTGTTTATGATGCCATAGGTTTCTATGATAAGGAATTAAAGGATATAAAGGCAGAAGAATTTTTAGATGTGGTAAAAAAACATGCAGAAGATGGAGTAGATTTTGTTACTATACATGCTGGATTGAATAGAGAAGCAGTGAATCTTTTTAAAAGAAATGAAAGAATAACTAACATTGTTTCAAGAGGAGGTTCTCTTATGTATGCTTGGATGGAGCTTAATAATGCAGAAAACCCATTCTATGAAAACTTTGATAAACTTCTTGATATTTGTGAAGAATACGATATGACAATAAGTTTAGGAGATGCACTAAGACCAGGTTGTTTAAATGATGCAACAGATGCCTGTCAAATAAAAGAGCTAATAACACTAGGAGAATTGACAAAAAGAGCTTGGGAAAGAAATGTACAAATAATAATTGAAGGACCAGGACATATGGCAATAGATGAAATTGAAGCAAATGTGAAATTGGAAAAGAAACTTTGTCACAATGCACCTTTCTATGTGCTAGGACCATTGGTAACAGATATTGCACCAGGTTATGACCATATCACTTCAGCTATTGGTGGAGCAATAGCAGCAGCAGCTGGTGTTGATTTTCTATGTTATGTAACACCAGCAGAACATCTAAGATTACCAAACTTAGATGATATGAAAGAAGGAATAATTGCTTCTCGTATAGCTGCCCATGCTGCTGATATAAGTAAAAAAGTTCCAAATGCTATTGATTGGGATAATAGAATGGCAAAATATAGAGCAGATATAGATTGGGAAGGAATGTTCACAGAGGCAATAGATGAAGAAAAAGCTAGAAGATACAGAAAAGAGTCTACCCCTGAAAATGAAGATACCTGTACTATGTGTGGAAAAATGTGTTCTATGAGAACTATGAAAAAAGTAATGTCAGGAGAAGATGTAAATATTTTAAAATAA
- the thiS gene encoding sulfur carrier protein ThiS produces MAEINGKYEEINDVNLLDYLIKNKYRVDRIVVDYNGDIVKKSDFEKINIKNTDKIEIVCFVGGG; encoded by the coding sequence ATGGCCGAAATTAATGGAAAGTATGAAGAAATTAATGATGTTAACTTATTAGATTATTTAATAAAAAATAAGTATAGAGTAGATAGAATTGTTGTTGATTACAATGGAGATATAGTAAAAAAATCAGATTTTGAAAAAATTAATATAAAAAATACGGACAAAATAGAAATTGTATGTTTTGTTGGTGGTGGATAA